One window of Streptomyces sp. NBC_00273 genomic DNA carries:
- a CDS encoding plasmid mobilization protein: MCSVRMNDAEYALVATAAKAVGVTVAGFFAKAALNAAHDPQTSAAAIAGRREAVIELFTARRHLGQIGNNLNQLTRAINSGGRPTDIQLDVVLDSVRQASARVQDATDQLLEDG; the protein is encoded by the coding sequence GTGTGCAGCGTCCGTATGAACGACGCCGAGTACGCGCTCGTTGCGACCGCCGCCAAAGCTGTCGGCGTGACCGTCGCCGGCTTCTTCGCCAAAGCCGCCCTCAACGCGGCCCACGACCCTCAAACCAGCGCTGCGGCCATCGCCGGGCGTCGCGAAGCCGTCATCGAGCTGTTCACTGCCCGCAGGCACCTCGGTCAGATCGGCAACAACCTGAACCAGCTGACCCGCGCCATCAACTCCGGCGGCCGACCTACCGACATCCAACTCGACGTCGTACTCGACTCGGTCCGCCAGGCCTCCGCGCGCGTCCAGGACGCCACCGACCAGCTCCTCGAAGACGGCTAA
- a CDS encoding ATP-binding protein gives MAAHHQLTFTVARTAAAAQQARHRVVAEIRSWGIWLDAEALAGIELAAGELITNAVSHTASGPVTVSVYQEGPVLAVEVHDATKALPRPEPLSGSAESGGGLYLVSELADRQGAELTAMGKRCWAEFDLPRSAGDRPADQDSHRDRRLPHDHAADVADRAVTRVRTPAAGAPSHTRTRARRRTVAPAAGRPLRASPSTE, from the coding sequence ATGGCAGCGCACCACCAGCTCACGTTCACCGTCGCCCGAACGGCAGCCGCCGCCCAGCAGGCACGACACCGCGTCGTGGCCGAGATCCGCTCCTGGGGCATATGGCTCGACGCGGAGGCGCTGGCCGGAATCGAGCTGGCGGCTGGCGAGCTGATCACCAACGCCGTGAGCCACACCGCGTCGGGGCCGGTCACCGTCAGCGTCTACCAGGAGGGGCCTGTGCTTGCGGTCGAGGTGCATGACGCTACGAAGGCGCTGCCGCGACCGGAGCCCTTGAGCGGGAGTGCCGAGTCCGGGGGCGGTCTGTATCTCGTATCCGAGCTCGCCGACCGCCAGGGTGCCGAGCTGACGGCGATGGGCAAGCGCTGCTGGGCGGAGTTCGATCTGCCCCGCAGCGCAGGTGATCGACCGGCGGATCAGGACAGCCATCGTGATCGGCGTCTGCCCCACGACCATGCTGCCGACGTGGCTGATCGGGCGGTGACGAGGGTTCGTACACCGGCAGCTGGAGCGCCATCGCACACCCGAACGAGGGCCAGGCGCCGGACTGTAGCCCCGGCAGCAGGGCGGCCCTTGCGGGCCAGCCCATCGACTGAATGA
- a CDS encoding NUDIX hydrolase, with amino-acid sequence MPEKVTKEKVLVYVVRDGRLLVFRHTDYSYEEVGIQVPAGSIRPGETPEAAALREAREETGLSDFKIVRKLGETEYDISPYRFEIQHRHVFHLELTEPTPERWMSQEDHDGEQEPTHFECFWIPLEAAHILQSGQGALLGRLSD; translated from the coding sequence ATGCCCGAGAAGGTCACGAAGGAAAAGGTCCTCGTCTACGTCGTGCGCGACGGGCGCCTGTTGGTGTTCCGCCACACCGACTACTCCTACGAGGAGGTCGGTATCCAGGTCCCCGCGGGCAGCATCCGCCCCGGGGAGACCCCGGAGGCCGCCGCCCTGCGCGAGGCGCGCGAGGAGACCGGCCTGTCGGACTTCAAGATCGTCCGCAAGCTCGGCGAGACCGAGTACGACATCAGCCCGTACCGGTTCGAGATCCAGCACCGGCACGTCTTCCACCTGGAGCTCACCGAGCCGACCCCGGAGCGGTGGATGAGCCAGGAGGACCACGACGGCGAGCAGGAGCCGACTCATTTCGAGTGCTTCTGGATCCCGCTGGAGGCCGCGCACATTCTCCAGTCCGGTCAGGGCGCGCTGCTGGGGCGTCTGTCCGACTAG
- a CDS encoding flavoprotein → MTEPQPKPFLYVVVCAAGIAGDVGRLITAAQERGWEVGVIATPQGLEFLDTLAIEEQTGYPVRSAWRSPGEARTYPRADAIAVAPATFNTVNKWAAGFADNLALGILCEAPGMGVPTVLLPYVNTALAAHRAYRRSIDELREMGVLIGSYEPHRPKSGGGADRFPWEEAVDLLAPLLRTGADPQ, encoded by the coding sequence GTGACCGAGCCGCAGCCCAAGCCCTTCCTGTACGTCGTCGTCTGCGCCGCCGGGATCGCCGGCGACGTCGGTAGACTAATCACCGCAGCGCAGGAACGGGGCTGGGAGGTGGGGGTGATCGCCACGCCACAAGGTCTCGAGTTCCTCGACACCCTGGCGATCGAAGAGCAGACCGGGTACCCGGTCAGGTCCGCCTGGCGTTCGCCCGGCGAGGCGCGGACCTACCCGCGGGCCGATGCCATCGCGGTCGCACCGGCCACGTTCAACACGGTCAACAAGTGGGCCGCCGGCTTCGCCGACAACCTGGCGCTCGGCATCCTCTGCGAAGCCCCCGGCATGGGCGTCCCCACGGTCTTGCTGCCCTACGTGAACACCGCGCTCGCCGCCCACCGGGCCTACCGGCGCAGCATCGACGAGCTCCGGGAGATGGGCGTGCTGATCGGCAGCTACGAGCCCCACCGTCCGAAGTCCGGCGGCGGCGCCGACCGCTTCCCCTGGGAGGAGGCGGTCGATCTGCTCGCTCCGCTCCTCCGGACCGGGGCCGATCCGCAGTGA
- a CDS encoding NAD(P)-dependent oxidoreductase, translating to MTTVTLLHPGAMGAAVAAQAVKAGHEVLWVPEGRSDATRRRAKEVGATACDSLDEALERSEIVLSICPPQAAEDVATTVAGHAFAGVYVDANAINPQRMQRIAEEIRPGAMVLDGAIFGPPPGGQRAARLYLAGEAQAVDTVQPVFKDTALHVRRASGSVGSASALKMAFASYQKAARTLAGVAHALADAHGVGDELTVEAQVMASNILSDPGYLPSVAARAWRWAPEMEDIAETLRAARLPADMAEAAVAVMARWEGDKDHYDLSVAEVLSHLGEQPAR from the coding sequence GTGACGACCGTGACCCTCTTGCACCCTGGCGCCATGGGCGCGGCCGTCGCCGCCCAAGCCGTCAAGGCAGGCCACGAGGTGCTGTGGGTGCCGGAAGGCCGCAGCGACGCGACCCGCCGACGCGCGAAGGAAGTCGGCGCCACCGCGTGTGACTCGCTCGATGAGGCGCTGGAACGGAGTGAGATCGTTCTGTCCATCTGTCCTCCGCAGGCCGCCGAAGACGTGGCGACCACGGTCGCCGGCCACGCCTTCGCCGGGGTGTACGTGGACGCCAACGCGATCAACCCCCAGCGAATGCAGCGAATCGCGGAGGAGATCAGGCCGGGCGCCATGGTCCTCGACGGTGCGATCTTCGGCCCGCCGCCCGGTGGCCAGCGGGCTGCTCGCCTCTACCTCGCCGGCGAAGCCCAGGCCGTGGACACGGTGCAGCCCGTGTTCAAGGACACCGCATTGCACGTCCGCCGCGCGAGCGGCAGCGTCGGCTCAGCCTCCGCATTGAAGATGGCGTTCGCCAGCTACCAGAAGGCCGCCCGCACCCTCGCCGGCGTGGCCCACGCGCTGGCCGACGCTCACGGCGTCGGCGACGAGCTCACGGTCGAGGCGCAGGTGATGGCGTCCAACATCCTCTCCGACCCCGGATACCTGCCCAGCGTGGCCGCACGCGCCTGGCGCTGGGCGCCGGAGATGGAGGACATCGCCGAAACGCTCCGCGCCGCCAGGTTGCCTGCGGATATGGCCGAAGCGGCGGTCGCGGTCATGGCCCGCTGGGAAGGAGACAAGGACCACTACGACCTATCGGTGGCAGAGGTCTTGTCTCATTTGGGGGAACAGCCTGCTCGCTGA
- a CDS encoding DUF2637 domain-containing protein, whose amino-acid sequence MTTTSHRTQTAERYALAIAGCVIVALTAAGFWLSYAHLAEVAGRHGLGTSPTRQWAWPATLDAFIVAGEVLMLRASLRRETDGWAIALTAAGSLGSIALNVAGVSRTDGVPAPALDYVVAAVPPAAALFAFGVLMRQIYRHVAAEESPHSRRPVGEPSAHPANLDRPRGHSATPQLSDPERHSGHEGDRPTPADAGQDASGDVAEETDQVAEAHVPPKKRTGRKPAATDDELLAVARTAPLGLEGRASSRHIETAVRARGLPIGRDRRNKITRQVQAELDSGQVNAL is encoded by the coding sequence TCGCTCTCACCGCCGCAGGATTCTGGCTCTCCTACGCCCACCTCGCCGAAGTCGCGGGGCGGCACGGCCTCGGGACTTCCCCCACCCGCCAGTGGGCATGGCCCGCCACACTCGATGCCTTCATCGTCGCCGGCGAAGTGCTCATGCTCCGCGCCAGCCTCCGCCGGGAAACCGACGGGTGGGCGATCGCCCTCACCGCTGCCGGATCGCTGGGCTCCATAGCCCTGAACGTCGCCGGCGTCAGCAGGACCGACGGCGTCCCGGCCCCGGCGCTCGACTACGTCGTCGCCGCTGTCCCTCCAGCAGCCGCGCTCTTTGCCTTCGGCGTCCTCATGCGGCAGATCTACCGCCACGTCGCCGCCGAGGAGTCCCCCCACAGTCGTCGTCCGGTAGGGGAACCCTCAGCGCATCCCGCGAACTTGGACCGTCCCCGCGGGCACTCCGCCACACCGCAGCTCTCGGACCCGGAACGGCACTCGGGCCACGAGGGTGACCGCCCCACTCCGGCTGACGCCGGACAGGACGCATCAGGCGATGTGGCGGAAGAGACCGATCAAGTGGCGGAAGCCCACGTCCCGCCGAAGAAGCGCACCGGTCGCAAGCCCGCCGCCACCGACGACGAACTCCTCGCCGTTGCCCGCACCGCCCCGCTCGGACTCGAAGGACGCGCGTCAAGCCGCCACATCGAGACGGCTGTCCGTGCACGCGGCCTGCCTATCGGCAGGGACCGCCGGAACAAGATCACCCGACAGGTCCAGGCCGAACTCGACAGCGGCCAAGTGAACGCCTTGTAG
- a CDS encoding NUDIX hydrolase translates to MEQENAEGRPAIAAAVVVYEGRVLMVRRRLSEGRLSWQFPAGGVEPGEAREEAAVRETLEETGLAVRALKPLGERVHPDTSRLMSYTACEVAGGHAYVADTDELAELAWVAHADIPEYVPYRLFEPVQEHLDVVLER, encoded by the coding sequence GTGGAGCAGGAGAACGCTGAAGGTCGACCGGCCATCGCAGCGGCCGTCGTGGTGTACGAAGGCCGCGTCCTCATGGTGCGGCGTCGGCTCAGCGAGGGGCGGCTCTCCTGGCAGTTCCCCGCCGGTGGGGTCGAGCCGGGCGAAGCCCGGGAGGAGGCCGCCGTACGCGAGACCCTGGAGGAGACCGGCCTCGCCGTGAGGGCGCTGAAACCGCTGGGGGAACGGGTCCACCCAGACACGAGCCGTCTGATGTCGTACACAGCCTGCGAGGTGGCCGGCGGCCACGCGTACGTCGCGGACACCGACGAGCTGGCCGAACTCGCTTGGGTGGCCCACGCCGACATCCCCGAGTACGTCCCGTACCGCCTGTTCGAGCCGGTGCAAGAACACCTCGACGTCGTCCTGGAGCGTTGA